A genomic window from Streptomyces broussonetiae includes:
- a CDS encoding response regulator produces MSEQQDPIRVMVVDDHPMWRDAVARDLAESGFEVVATAGDGEQAVRRARAAAPDVLVLDLNLPAKPGVQVCKELVGHNPALRVLVLSASGEHADVLEAVKSGATGYLLKSASTDDLVDAVRRTAVGDPVFTPGLAGLVLGEYRRLASEPAPAPDTDEPGAPRLTDRETEVLRLVAKGLSYKQIAERLVISHRTVQNHVQNTLGKLQLHNRVELVRYAIERGLDDE; encoded by the coding sequence ATGAGTGAGCAGCAGGACCCGATCAGGGTCATGGTGGTGGACGACCACCCCATGTGGCGCGACGCGGTCGCCCGGGACCTGGCCGAGTCCGGCTTCGAGGTGGTCGCCACCGCCGGAGACGGCGAGCAGGCGGTCCGCCGTGCCAGGGCCGCCGCCCCCGACGTCCTCGTCCTGGACCTCAACCTGCCCGCCAAGCCCGGCGTCCAGGTGTGCAAGGAACTCGTCGGCCACAACCCGGCGTTGCGCGTGCTCGTCCTGTCCGCGAGCGGCGAGCACGCCGACGTCCTGGAGGCGGTGAAGTCCGGCGCGACCGGCTATCTGCTCAAGTCGGCCTCCACCGATGACCTGGTGGACGCGGTGCGCCGTACCGCCGTCGGCGACCCGGTGTTCACGCCGGGCCTCGCCGGACTGGTCCTCGGCGAGTACCGCCGCCTGGCCTCCGAGCCCGCGCCGGCGCCCGACACCGACGAGCCCGGCGCGCCCCGGCTGACGGACCGGGAGACGGAGGTGCTGCGCCTGGTCGCCAAGGGCCTGAGCTACAAGCAGATCGCCGAACGCCTCGTCATCTCCCACCGCACGGTGCAGAACCACGTCCAGAACACCCTCGGCAAGCTCCAACTGCACAACCGGGTCGAGCTGGTGCGGTACGCCATAGAGCGCGGGCTCGACGACGAGTAA
- the macS gene encoding MacS family sensor histidine kinase translates to MPRRERVMRMSVELPLWRALAGYRVLTMLYAICLGATRYHLYVRPWVAVCYFAVLFVWTLATLPRVRNAASCTRRFLAADLTIALTGVLVTPLADSHQRIAGGPTLPSIWTAGAVLAFAIKGGWRWAAVASTPVALANLLERGHPARDTVHSLILVWVASLAIGYVVEVARASERTLARALEIEAATRERERLARDIHDGVLQVLAMVQRRGAVLGGEAAELGRLAGEQEVALRALVSGGLVPVSRVSDDAAAGAVVRAVEEPDDEGAVDLRALLVSFAGARVSLAEPGAPVELPGPAARELAAAVGAALDNVRSHAGEAARAWILVEDEPDGIVVTVRDDGPGIPEGRLAQAEGEGRLGVAQSIRGRLRDLGGSAELVSVPGQGTEVELKVPKNAKAGRR, encoded by the coding sequence ATGCCCAGGCGTGAGCGTGTGATGCGGATGTCGGTCGAGCTGCCGCTGTGGCGCGCGCTCGCCGGTTACCGCGTCCTGACCATGCTGTACGCGATCTGCCTGGGCGCCACCAGGTACCACCTCTACGTGCGCCCCTGGGTCGCCGTCTGCTACTTCGCCGTCCTGTTCGTCTGGACCCTCGCCACCCTCCCGCGCGTGCGCAACGCGGCGAGCTGCACCAGGCGCTTCCTGGCCGCCGACCTGACCATCGCTCTCACCGGCGTCCTGGTCACCCCGCTCGCCGACAGCCACCAGCGGATCGCGGGCGGTCCCACTCTGCCGTCGATATGGACCGCCGGTGCGGTGCTGGCCTTCGCGATCAAGGGCGGCTGGCGCTGGGCCGCCGTCGCCTCCACGCCGGTCGCGCTGGCCAACCTGCTCGAACGCGGCCATCCCGCCCGGGACACCGTGCACAGCCTGATCCTCGTCTGGGTGGCCTCCCTCGCCATCGGCTACGTCGTGGAGGTCGCCCGCGCCTCCGAGCGCACCCTCGCCCGTGCCCTGGAGATCGAGGCCGCGACCCGGGAGCGGGAGCGGCTGGCCCGGGACATCCACGACGGCGTGCTGCAGGTGCTGGCGATGGTGCAGCGGCGCGGCGCGGTCCTCGGCGGCGAGGCGGCGGAGCTGGGGCGGCTCGCAGGCGAGCAGGAGGTGGCGCTGCGCGCGCTGGTCTCCGGCGGCCTGGTGCCCGTCTCCCGGGTGTCCGACGACGCCGCCGCGGGAGCCGTCGTACGGGCCGTCGAGGAGCCGGACGACGAGGGCGCGGTGGATCTGCGGGCGCTGCTGGTGTCCTTCGCGGGTGCCCGGGTGAGCCTGGCGGAACCGGGCGCGCCGGTCGAGCTGCCCGGGCCGGCCGCGCGGGAGCTGGCCGCCGCGGTCGGGGCCGCCCTGGACAACGTACGCAGCCACGCGGGCGAGGCGGCTCGGGCCTGGATCCTGGTCGAGGACGAGCCGGACGGGATCGTCGTGACCGTCCGGGACGACGGCCCCGGGATTCCCGAGGGCCGGCTCGCCCAGGCCGAGGGCGAGGGCCGGCTCGGGGTCGCCCAGTCCATCCGTGGCCGGCTGCGCGATCTGGGCGGCAGCGCGGAACTCGTCTCCGTCCCCGGGCAGGGCACGGAAGTGGAACTGAAGGTACCCAAGAACGCGAAGGCGGGGCGTCGATGA
- a CDS encoding lysophospholipid acyltransferase family protein → MYGTMKVAIGGPLKVAFRPWVEGLENIPAEGAAILASNHLSFSDSFFLPAVLDRKVTFIAKAEYFTTPGVKGRLTAAFFKGVGQLPVDRSGARGAGEAAIKSGIEVLERGELFGIYPEGTRSPDGRLYRGKPGGLARVALATGAPVIPVAMIDTEKIQPPGKVMPKLMRPGIRIGKPLDFSRYVGMEHDRFVLRALTDEVMYEIMKLSGQEYVDMYATAAKRQIADAAKAAKEAEKARETEQKTEATEA, encoded by the coding sequence TTGTACGGCACGATGAAGGTCGCCATCGGAGGGCCGCTGAAGGTCGCCTTCAGGCCCTGGGTGGAGGGGCTGGAGAACATCCCGGCCGAGGGCGCGGCCATTCTGGCGAGCAATCACCTGTCCTTCTCGGACTCGTTCTTCCTGCCCGCGGTCCTGGACCGCAAGGTCACCTTCATCGCGAAGGCCGAGTACTTCACCACTCCCGGTGTGAAGGGCCGGCTGACGGCGGCCTTCTTCAAGGGTGTCGGACAGCTGCCGGTGGACCGCTCCGGGGCGCGCGGCGCCGGCGAGGCCGCGATCAAGAGCGGCATAGAGGTGCTGGAGCGGGGCGAGCTGTTCGGCATCTACCCCGAGGGCACCCGCTCGCCCGACGGCCGGCTCTACCGGGGCAAGCCCGGCGGCCTCGCGCGCGTGGCGCTCGCCACCGGCGCGCCGGTCATCCCCGTGGCGATGATCGACACCGAGAAGATCCAGCCGCCCGGCAAGGTGATGCCCAAGCTGATGCGCCCCGGCATCCGGATCGGCAAGCCGCTGGACTTCAGCCGCTACGTCGGCATGGAGCACGACCGCTTCGTCCTGCGCGCCCTGACCGACGAGGTCATGTACGAGATCATGAAGCTCTCCGGCCAGGAGTACGTCGACATGTACGCGACCGCGGCCAAGCGGCAGATCGCGGATGCGGCGAAGGCGGCCAAGGAGGCCGAGAAGGCCAGGGAGACCGAGCAGAAGACAGAGGCCACGGAGGCCTGA
- a CDS encoding alpha/beta hydrolase → MPVLPGAEPYRHEGGEVGVILCHGFTGSPQSLRPWAEHHAAHGLTVSLPLLPGHGTRWEDMQVTGWQDWYAEVDRELRLLSERCSRVFVAGLSMGGALALRLAARHGARVTGAVVVNPANKVHGLSAYALPVARHLVRTTKGIASDIAKEGAAELGYDRVPLHAAHSLRVFLRRLDGELPQVTQPLLLLRSAQDHVVPAVDSARVLSRVSSTDVTEIVLEQSYHVATLDEDADRIFEESLAFIGRLAPGVGKDGKEGTAAVG, encoded by the coding sequence GTGCCGGTTCTCCCCGGAGCCGAGCCGTACCGCCACGAGGGCGGGGAGGTGGGGGTCATCCTCTGCCACGGCTTCACCGGCTCGCCCCAGTCGCTGCGCCCCTGGGCGGAGCACCACGCGGCCCACGGCCTGACCGTGTCGCTGCCGCTGCTGCCCGGGCACGGCACCCGCTGGGAGGACATGCAGGTCACGGGCTGGCAGGACTGGTACGCGGAGGTGGACCGCGAGCTGCGCCTGCTGTCCGAGCGCTGCTCCCGGGTGTTCGTCGCGGGCCTGTCGATGGGCGGTGCACTGGCCCTCAGGCTCGCGGCCCGGCACGGCGCGCGGGTCACGGGCGCGGTGGTCGTCAACCCGGCGAACAAGGTGCACGGCCTGTCGGCGTACGCCCTTCCGGTGGCCCGCCATCTCGTGCGCACGACGAAGGGCATCGCCAGCGACATCGCCAAGGAGGGCGCGGCGGAGCTGGGCTACGACCGGGTGCCGCTGCACGCCGCGCACTCGCTGCGGGTGTTCCTGCGCCGGCTGGACGGCGAGCTGCCCCAGGTCACCCAGCCGTTGCTGCTGCTGCGCAGCGCGCAGGACCATGTCGTCCCGGCCGTCGACTCCGCCCGGGTGCTGAGCCGGGTGTCGTCCACGGACGTGACGGAGATCGTGCTGGAACAGAGTTACCACGTGGCGACGTTGGACGAGGATGCGGACCGGATCTTCGAGGAGAGCCTCGCTTTCATCGGCCGGCTCGCGCCCGGTGTGGGCAAGGACGGCAAGGAAGGGACGGCCGCAGTTGGCTGA
- a CDS encoding TetR/AcrR family transcriptional regulator, translated as MPRDTLTPEQIVRTAVQLLDDEGLEGLNMRSLGQRLGAAATAVYWHVKNKDDLVLLAADRVWHEVELPEFDAADWHGVVTALADGLHAMLLRHPWLVQAFSSHLLHGTGKARYDDRLLGAFETAGFSPQEADRAAGAVFTYVLGNAFGASATASLTRKLRRSGVDAEQGFTQTLAKAAQAAEPFPRLRERIDTSAARRYADAADSSYELGLRALLDGLRPGGTGS; from the coding sequence ATGCCGCGCGACACGCTCACCCCGGAACAGATCGTCCGGACCGCCGTGCAACTCCTGGACGACGAGGGGCTCGAGGGCCTGAACATGCGCAGCCTGGGCCAACGGCTCGGGGCCGCGGCGACCGCCGTGTACTGGCATGTGAAGAACAAGGACGACCTCGTGCTGCTCGCCGCGGACCGGGTGTGGCACGAGGTCGAACTGCCGGAGTTCGACGCGGCCGACTGGCACGGCGTGGTCACGGCCCTGGCCGACGGGCTGCACGCGATGCTGCTGCGGCATCCATGGCTGGTGCAGGCCTTCTCCTCGCACCTGCTGCACGGCACCGGAAAGGCGCGCTACGACGACCGGTTGCTCGGGGCGTTCGAGACCGCCGGGTTCTCACCGCAGGAGGCGGACCGGGCGGCGGGGGCGGTGTTCACCTATGTGCTGGGCAACGCGTTCGGCGCCTCTGCCACGGCCTCGCTGACGCGCAAGCTGCGGCGGTCGGGGGTGGACGCCGAGCAGGGGTTCACCCAGACGCTGGCCAAGGCGGCGCAGGCGGCGGAGCCGTTTCCCCGGCTGCGGGAGCGGATCGACACGTCCGCAGCCAGGCGGTACGCGGACGCGGCGGACAGCAGCTACGAGCTGGGGCTGCGGGCGCTTCTCGACGGCCTTCGCCCGGGCGGCACCGGGTCCTGA
- a CDS encoding serine hydrolase domain-containing protein, producing MSGKRESTELSEALSEFVAATAREYGIPGAAVAVLTGGREIRISHGVTHAEHPLPIDEHTLFPLASVTKTFTATALMRLVEQGRVDLEAPVRRYVPELRLADEEAAARITVLNLLNHTAGLDWNLVDADEGDGSLAVFVAQLDRLPQIAPPGARASYSQAGYNLAGRVVEKVTGLPFEKALAELVLEPLGLTDTVFDLDDVVVRRFAVGHNRAKDGTLTPARPWKSWRAGARANNPGGGIVSSMSDLLRWACFQLGDGEGVLTARTLERMRRPTVELRGSTLGDGLGICWFLRDVEGVRTVGHGGSGNGQFAELLLVPERDFAVVCLANAGPDGYLLNQAVLKRALELYLGLTESEPEPLPHDEERAREVAGGYEIDAMYLDVAVDAGRLTLAVGIKPDIRAASEADMPPDYPPAGIGFLPGAGDEYVITEGGLRGQRGYFSRGADGAVTGIDLAGRLFSRTARP from the coding sequence ATGTCGGGGAAGCGTGAGTCGACGGAGCTGTCGGAAGCGCTGTCGGAGTTCGTGGCGGCGACAGCGAGGGAGTACGGGATACCGGGGGCCGCCGTAGCCGTGCTGACCGGTGGCCGGGAGATCCGCATCAGCCACGGCGTGACGCACGCCGAGCACCCCCTGCCGATCGACGAGCACACGCTCTTCCCGCTCGCCTCGGTGACCAAGACCTTCACGGCGACCGCGCTGATGCGCCTGGTCGAGCAGGGCCGGGTGGACCTCGAAGCGCCGGTCCGGCGGTACGTCCCCGAGCTGCGCCTCGCCGACGAGGAGGCCGCCGCCCGGATCACCGTACTGAACCTGCTCAACCACACGGCGGGTCTGGACTGGAACCTGGTCGACGCCGACGAGGGCGACGGCTCGCTCGCGGTCTTCGTCGCCCAGCTGGACCGGCTGCCGCAGATCGCGCCGCCCGGCGCCCGCGCCTCCTACAGCCAGGCCGGCTACAACCTGGCCGGCCGGGTGGTGGAGAAGGTCACCGGCCTGCCGTTCGAGAAGGCGCTGGCCGAACTGGTGCTGGAGCCGCTGGGACTGACCGACACCGTCTTCGACCTGGACGACGTCGTGGTCCGCCGCTTCGCCGTGGGACACAACCGCGCCAAGGACGGCACCCTGACGCCCGCCCGCCCCTGGAAGTCCTGGCGGGCCGGCGCCCGCGCCAACAACCCCGGCGGCGGCATCGTCTCCTCGATGAGCGACCTGCTGCGCTGGGCCTGCTTCCAACTGGGCGACGGAGAAGGGGTGTTGACGGCACGGACGCTCGAGCGCATGCGGCGGCCCACGGTCGAACTGCGCGGCAGCACACTCGGGGACGGCCTGGGCATCTGCTGGTTCCTGCGGGACGTGGAGGGTGTGCGCACGGTCGGCCACGGAGGCTCGGGCAACGGGCAGTTCGCCGAGCTGCTGCTGGTGCCGGAGCGGGACTTCGCCGTCGTCTGCCTGGCCAACGCCGGTCCGGACGGCTACCTCCTCAACCAGGCGGTGCTCAAGCGGGCGCTGGAGCTGTATCTCGGTCTGACCGAGTCCGAGCCCGAGCCGCTGCCCCACGACGAGGAGCGGGCGCGGGAGGTCGCCGGGGGGTACGAGATCGACGCCATGTACCTCGACGTCGCGGTCGACGCCGGCCGGCTCACCCTGGCGGTGGGCATCAAGCCGGACATCCGGGCGGCCTCCGAGGCGGACATGCCCCCGGACTACCCGCCGGCCGGGATCGGCTTCCTCCCCGGCGCCGGCGACGAGTACGTCATCACGGAGGGCGGCCTGCGCGGACAGCGCGGGTACTTCTCCCGCGGCGCCGACGGCGCGGTGACCGGGATCGACCTGGCCGGCCGCCTTTTCAGCCGGACGGCACGTCCGTAG
- a CDS encoding endonuclease/exonuclease/phosphatase family protein, which yields MATPLLPNSRTEPDGSPVIRVLSYNIRSMRDDTAALARVIAACAPDVVLVQEAPRFFRWRKKLARLAAASGLVILTGGATAAGPAILCSLRATVERTEDVLLPLTSGLHRRGLATAVVRFGAVRVGVLSCHLSLQKDERRAQAGLLLDRLAGMGVEHVVAGGDLNEGPDGPAFRLLSGTLQDCRAVAPWGGEETWTHSGPHRRIDAVFATKGIEVLGCGVPREQPGVTRADLIAATDHLPVLAALRVPGGPTST from the coding sequence ATGGCAACCCCCCTGCTCCCCAACTCCCGCACGGAACCCGACGGTTCACCCGTGATCCGCGTCCTGAGCTACAACATCCGCTCGATGCGCGACGACACCGCCGCCCTCGCCAGAGTGATCGCCGCCTGCGCCCCCGACGTCGTCCTCGTCCAAGAGGCCCCCAGATTCTTCCGCTGGCGCAAGAAGCTCGCGCGCCTCGCCGCGGCCTCCGGCCTGGTCATCCTCACCGGTGGAGCCACCGCGGCCGGCCCCGCGATCCTCTGCTCGCTGCGCGCCACCGTCGAGCGCACCGAAGACGTCCTCCTCCCGCTCACGTCCGGCCTGCACCGGCGCGGCCTCGCCACGGCGGTGGTCCGCTTCGGCGCCGTCCGCGTCGGTGTGCTCAGCTGCCATCTCAGCCTCCAAAAGGACGAGCGCCGCGCGCAGGCAGGCCTGCTCCTCGACCGTCTCGCCGGGATGGGCGTCGAGCACGTCGTGGCCGGCGGCGATCTCAACGAGGGCCCCGACGGCCCCGCCTTCCGTCTGCTCTCCGGCACGCTGCAGGACTGCCGGGCGGTGGCTCCCTGGGGCGGCGAGGAGACCTGGACGCACAGCGGGCCCCACCGGCGTATCGACGCCGTCTTCGCCACGAAGGGCATCGAGGTCCTCGGCTGCGGGGTCCCTCGGGAGCAGCCGGGCGTCACCCGCGCCGACCTGATCGCGGCCACGGACCACCTCCCGGTGCTCGCCGCGCTCCGGGTGCCCGGTGGCCCAACCTCCACTTGA
- a CDS encoding ROK family glucokinase → MGLTIGVDIGGTKIAAGVVDEEGNILSTHQVPTPGTPEGIVDAIAAAVEGARAGHEIVGVGIGAAGYVNRQRSTVYFAPNIDWRQEPLKEKVEARVGLPVVVENDANAAAWGEYRFGAGKGHRNVICITLGTGLGGGIIIGNKLRRGHFGVAAEFGHIRMVPDGLLCGCGSQGCWEQYASGRALVRYAKQRANATPEHAELLLSLGDGTPEGIEGKHISMAARQGDPVAVDSYRELARWAGAGLADLASLFDPSAFIVGGGLSDEGELVLDPIRKSYKRWLVGGNWRPVADVIAAQLGNKAGMVGAADLAREPDPIM, encoded by the coding sequence ATGGGACTCACCATCGGCGTCGACATCGGCGGCACCAAGATCGCGGCCGGTGTGGTCGACGAGGAAGGCAACATCCTCTCGACCCACCAGGTGCCGACCCCGGGCACGCCCGAGGGCATCGTGGACGCCATCGCCGCTGCCGTCGAGGGCGCGCGCGCCGGGCACGAGATCGTCGGTGTCGGCATCGGCGCGGCCGGTTATGTGAACCGCCAGCGCTCGACGGTCTACTTCGCGCCGAACATCGACTGGCGTCAGGAGCCGCTCAAGGAGAAGGTCGAGGCCCGCGTGGGCCTCCCGGTCGTGGTCGAGAACGACGCCAACGCCGCCGCCTGGGGCGAGTACAGGTTCGGCGCCGGCAAGGGCCACCGCAACGTCATCTGCATCACGCTCGGCACCGGCCTCGGCGGCGGCATCATCATCGGCAACAAGCTGCGCCGCGGTCACTTCGGCGTGGCCGCCGAGTTCGGCCACATCCGGATGGTCCCGGACGGCCTGCTGTGCGGCTGCGGCTCGCAGGGCTGCTGGGAGCAGTACGCCTCGGGGCGGGCCCTGGTGAGGTACGCCAAGCAGCGCGCCAATGCCACCCCGGAGCACGCGGAGCTGCTGCTCTCGCTGGGCGACGGCACGCCCGAGGGCATCGAGGGCAAGCACATCTCCATGGCCGCCCGCCAGGGCGACCCGGTGGCCGTCGACTCCTACCGCGAGCTGGCCCGCTGGGCCGGCGCGGGCCTGGCCGACCTGGCCTCGCTGTTCGACCCGTCCGCGTTCATCGTCGGTGGCGGCCTGTCCGACGAGGGCGAGCTGGTCCTGGACCCGATCCGCAAGTCCTACAAGCGCTGGCTGGTCGGCGGCAACTGGCGCCCGGTGGCCGACGTGATCGCGGCCCAGCTGGGCAACAAGGCGGGCATGGTGGGCGCGGCGGACCTGGCCAGGGAACCCGACCCGATCATGTGA
- a CDS encoding DUF5304 domain-containing protein: MSEDRPASDSYEEEAHGRQGRATDADAWATACAEDLAAEKARRRAENGPQPGSAAEELKKFVDTVAEKLSGLQSPLLGGLAGPAAQQMVRQAVQQARAAVEPVVERNPEVFDHLAAAGGELLAAYRSAVQGQEGRWTARTAEDLNRERAQDPGDRRDRKDPGEGTGPGERIDLD; the protein is encoded by the coding sequence ATGAGCGAAGACCGTCCCGCATCCGACTCGTACGAGGAAGAGGCACACGGGAGGCAGGGCCGGGCGACCGATGCCGATGCCTGGGCCACGGCCTGTGCCGAGGACCTCGCCGCCGAGAAGGCCCGCCGCCGTGCCGAGAACGGCCCGCAGCCGGGCTCGGCCGCCGAGGAGCTGAAGAAGTTCGTGGACACGGTGGCCGAGAAGCTGTCCGGCCTGCAGTCACCGCTCCTCGGCGGCCTCGCCGGGCCGGCCGCCCAGCAGATGGTGCGGCAGGCCGTCCAGCAGGCCAGGGCCGCCGTCGAGCCCGTCGTGGAACGCAACCCCGAGGTCTTCGACCACCTGGCCGCGGCCGGCGGCGAACTGCTCGCCGCCTACCGCTCCGCCGTCCAGGGCCAGGAGGGTCGCTGGACCGCCCGCACGGCCGAGGACCTGAACCGCGAGCGGGCACAGGACCCGGGCGACCGGCGCGACCGGAAGGACCCGGGTGAGGGCACCGGTCCGGGGGAGCGCATCGACTTGGACTGA
- a CDS encoding ArsA family ATPase, protein MRTILITGPGGSGRTTIAAATALTAAREGTRTLLLSADRTDTPGAALGSATGPAAREAAPNLSTWRPDAADRFRTDLTAFQSRAANVLDLLGASRLDAEEVTPLPGAEELSFLRALRDAALSERYDLLVVDLPPLPQALALLGLPEELRRYLRRLLPPERQAARALRPVLGRLAGVPMPADWLYETAARWDVELAAVEAVLADRATAVRLVAEPGPAGADAVRTAGLALALRGLRTEALIANRTLPESGPDSWPAGLLAQQRKTLAEWQEQPYGIHPVAHLGRDPRGDDDLAALAVPSVNPSPAPVGWPVTDRLAEDGVLVWHIPLPGAIRDELDLIRRGDELVITAGPFRRIVALPSALRRCTVAGAGLREGELRIRFAPDPDLWPVPGR, encoded by the coding sequence ATGCGCACCATCCTGATCACGGGCCCCGGCGGCAGCGGTCGTACCACGATCGCCGCCGCGACTGCGCTCACCGCCGCCCGCGAGGGCACCAGAACCCTCCTGCTGAGCGCCGACCGCACCGACACCCCCGGCGCGGCCCTGGGCTCCGCGACCGGGCCGGCGGCCAGGGAAGCCGCACCGAACCTCAGCACCTGGCGGCCCGACGCGGCCGACCGCTTCCGCACGGACCTCACCGCCTTCCAGTCCCGCGCCGCGAACGTCCTCGACCTGCTCGGCGCCTCCCGCCTGGACGCGGAGGAGGTCACCCCACTGCCCGGCGCCGAGGAGCTGTCCTTCCTGCGCGCGCTCAGGGACGCCGCCCTCAGCGAGCGCTACGACCTTCTCGTCGTCGACCTCCCGCCGCTCCCGCAGGCCCTGGCCCTGCTCGGCCTGCCCGAGGAACTGCGCCGTTATCTGCGCCGGCTGCTCCCGCCCGAGCGGCAGGCGGCCCGGGCCCTGCGCCCGGTCCTCGGCCGGCTGGCCGGGGTGCCGATGCCCGCCGACTGGCTGTACGAGACGGCGGCCCGCTGGGACGTCGAACTGGCCGCCGTCGAGGCCGTCCTCGCCGACCGCGCGACCGCCGTGCGCCTGGTCGCAGAGCCAGGCCCGGCCGGCGCCGACGCCGTGCGCACCGCCGGCCTCGCCCTCGCCCTGCGCGGCCTGCGTACCGAGGCCCTGATCGCCAACCGCACCCTGCCCGAGTCCGGGCCGGACAGCTGGCCCGCCGGGCTCCTCGCCCAGCAGCGCAAGACCCTCGCCGAATGGCAGGAGCAGCCGTACGGCATCCACCCCGTCGCCCACCTCGGCCGCGACCCGCGCGGCGACGACGACCTCGCCGCCCTCGCCGTACCCTCCGTCAACCCGTCGCCCGCCCCGGTCGGGTGGCCCGTCACCGACCGGCTCGCCGAGGACGGCGTGCTGGTGTGGCACATCCCCCTGCCCGGCGCGATACGGGACGAGCTGGACCTGATCCGGCGCGGCGACGAACTCGTGATCACCGCCGGGCCGTTCCGCCGGATCGTCGCGCTGCCCTCGGCCCTGCGCCGCTGCACGGTCGCCGGGGCCGGACTGCGCGAGGGTGAGCTGCGCATCCGGTTCGCCCCGGACCCGGACCTGTGGCCCGTCCCGGGACGATGA
- a CDS encoding SRPBCC family protein has translation MAEHTSSSITIEAAPADVMAVIADFTRYPDWTGEVKEAEVLATDTQGRAEQVRLVMDAGAIKDDQTLAYTWTGANEVSWSLVKSQMLRSLDGSYLLKPAGRDATEVTYRLTVDVKIPMLGMIKRKAEKVIIDRALAGLKKRVESGEK, from the coding sequence ATGGCGGAACACACCAGCTCGAGCATCACGATCGAGGCGGCACCGGCCGACGTCATGGCGGTGATCGCCGACTTCACGCGCTACCCGGACTGGACCGGCGAGGTGAAGGAGGCGGAGGTCCTCGCGACCGACACCCAGGGCCGCGCCGAGCAGGTCCGCCTCGTGATGGACGCCGGCGCCATCAAGGACGACCAGACCCTCGCCTACACCTGGACCGGCGCGAACGAGGTCTCCTGGAGCCTGGTGAAGTCCCAGATGCTCCGCTCCCTCGACGGCTCCTACCTTCTGAAGCCGGCCGGCCGGGACGCCACCGAGGTCACCTACCGGCTCACCGTCGACGTCAAGATCCCCATGCTCGGCATGATCAAGCGCAAGGCGGAGAAGGTCATCATCGACCGGGCGCTGGCCGGTCTCAAGAAGAGGGTGGAGTCCGGGGAGAAGTAA
- a CDS encoding metallophosphoesterase family protein: MASTPSGDRTAGNRTAENRRTRGTRIHVISDVHGNARDLARVGEGADALICLGDLVLFLDYADHSRGIFPDLFGEENADRIVELRTARRFEDAREFGARLWAGIGADRAAAIEKAVRKQYAEMFAAFPTPTYATYGNVDMPPLWREYARPGTTVLDGERVEIGGRVFGFVGGGLRTPMRTPYEIDDEEYAAKIEAVGEVDVLCTHIPPEVPELVYDTVARRFERGSRALLHAIRRTKPRYSLFGHVHQPLARRMRIGATECVNVGHFAGTGRPWALEW; this comes from the coding sequence ATGGCATCCACACCGTCCGGGGACCGGACAGCCGGAAACCGAACCGCCGAGAACCGGCGGACACGCGGTACGCGCATCCATGTGATCAGCGACGTGCACGGCAACGCCCGGGACCTGGCCCGGGTCGGCGAGGGTGCCGACGCCCTGATCTGCCTGGGCGACCTCGTCCTCTTCCTCGACTACGCCGACCACTCGCGCGGCATCTTCCCGGACCTGTTCGGCGAGGAGAACGCCGACCGCATCGTCGAGCTGCGCACCGCGCGCCGCTTCGAGGACGCCCGGGAGTTCGGCGCCCGCCTGTGGGCCGGCATCGGTGCCGACCGGGCCGCCGCCATCGAGAAGGCCGTACGCAAGCAGTACGCCGAGATGTTCGCCGCCTTCCCCACCCCGACGTACGCCACCTACGGAAATGTCGACATGCCGCCTCTGTGGCGGGAGTACGCCCGGCCCGGCACCACCGTCCTCGACGGCGAGCGGGTGGAGATCGGCGGCCGTGTCTTCGGCTTCGTCGGCGGCGGCCTGAGGACGCCCATGCGCACGCCGTACGAGATCGACGACGAGGAGTACGCGGCGAAGATCGAGGCGGTCGGCGAGGTCGACGTGCTGTGCACGCACATCCCGCCGGAGGTCCCCGAGCTGGTCTACGACACCGTCGCCCGCCGTTTCGAACGCGGCAGCCGCGCCCTGCTGCACGCCATCCGCCGTACGAAACCCCGCTATTCGCTCTTCGGGCATGTGCACCAGCCGCTCGCGCGCCGGATGCGGATCGGCGCGACCGAGTGCGTGAACGTGGGCCACTTCGCGGGGACCGGCAGGCCGTGGGCGCTCGAATGGTGA